The following are from one region of the Luteimonas sp. MC1572 genome:
- a CDS encoding pyridoxamine 5'-phosphate oxidase family protein — MTDAHKLEEKFWKALESDRTLMLGLDGMEDGHARPMTAQAENRRAPLWFFTSSHNALVRQLGDGGGRAIAGFASKGHDLFASIRGTLRVDTDRAVVDRLWNPFVAAWYEGKDDPELRLLRLDAEDAEVWIDASSMLAGVKMMLGVDPKKDYKDKVGEIDLR; from the coding sequence GATGCCCACAAGCTTGAAGAAAAATTCTGGAAGGCCCTCGAGAGCGACCGCACGCTCATGCTGGGGCTGGACGGCATGGAAGACGGCCACGCCCGTCCCATGACCGCGCAGGCCGAGAACCGCCGCGCGCCGCTGTGGTTCTTCACATCCAGCCACAACGCGCTGGTGCGCCAGCTCGGCGACGGTGGCGGCCGCGCGATCGCCGGCTTCGCCTCCAAGGGCCATGACCTGTTCGCCAGCATCCGCGGCACGCTGCGCGTCGACACCGACCGCGCCGTGGTCGATCGCCTCTGGAATCCCTTCGTCGCCGCCTGGTATGAAGGCAAGGACGACCCCGAGCTGCGCCTCCTGCGCCTGGACGCCGAGGACGCGGAAGTCTGGATCGACGCCTCCAGCATGCTGGCCGGCGTCAAGATGATGCTCGGCGTCGATCCCAAGAAGGACTACAAGGACAAGGTCGGCGAGATCGACCTGCGCTGA
- a CDS encoding TspO/MBR family protein, whose amino-acid sequence MTERTQHPWTGLAGWAAVTFATAAIGGAASVRSDDFYAQLATPTWAPPASVFGPVWTLLYILMALAAWMVWRRAGWQGARVALTLYLVQLVLNALWTWCFFAWRMGGLAFADIVLLWLVIAATTWLFWRVRPLAGMLMLPYLAWVTFAAFLNHAAWRMNPQLLG is encoded by the coding sequence ATGACCGAACGTACGCAGCATCCCTGGACCGGCCTCGCAGGCTGGGCCGCCGTGACCTTCGCCACCGCGGCCATCGGCGGCGCGGCGTCGGTGCGCTCCGACGATTTCTACGCCCAGCTGGCGACGCCCACCTGGGCGCCACCGGCCTCGGTATTCGGCCCGGTGTGGACGCTGCTGTACATCCTGATGGCGCTGGCGGCGTGGATGGTCTGGCGGCGCGCGGGCTGGCAGGGCGCGCGCGTCGCGTTGACGCTGTACCTGGTGCAGCTGGTGCTCAACGCGTTGTGGACGTGGTGCTTCTTCGCCTGGCGCATGGGCGGGCTGGCGTTCGCCGACATCGTGCTGTTGTGGCTGGTGATCGCGGCCACCACCTGGCTGTTCTGGCGCGTGCGGCCGCTTGCCGGCATGTTGATGCTGCCGTATCTCGCATGGGTCACGTTCGCTGCGTTCCTCAACCATGCCGCGTGGCGCATGAATCCGCAGCTGCTCGGTTGA
- a CDS encoding ligase-associated DNA damage response DEXH box helicase, with protein sequence MRAKTPARSRADAPLSAWFAAQGWRPAAFQREAWRRYLAGESGLLVTPTGSGKTLAALGGPLLEALRLGDTTAPKRARPGVPATPRLRVLWITPLRALAVDTVRAVREPIAALGVPWTVAMRTGDASARDRRLARQGLADVLVTTPESFALALSYPDAGALLAGVRAVVVDEWHELLGNKRGVLLQLCLARLRALAPAARTWGLSATLGNLDEARDVLLPHAPGAAILSAPRPRKMTLETLLPAEGERFPWAGHLGLSQLQRVAAVLQRARSSLLFTNTRSQAELWHRALQAVWLDDPATLALHHGSLDASLRAAAEAGLRDGSVRCVVATSSLDLGVDFPAVDQVLQVGSPKGMARLLQRGGRARHRPGEAGHVVCVPTHALELAEYAAARDALAGGRIEARPPPRLSLDVLAQHCVTLALGGGFDADALLAEVRGTHAFADLPDVAWQAVLDFVVRGGGALEHYPDYRRVLRDADGSYRVHDRRVAFRHRLSIGTITSDGSVQVRYMKGGHLGVVEEAFVSRLRPRDRFQFAGRTLELVQLKDMTAYVRLATRNDGMVPRWQGGRMPLSSELAAEVEATLAQPPASPEMRALSPLLALQTRLSALPTPDTLLVEAVKTRQGWHLFVFPFAGRAVHEGLAPLLALRWSREAPNTFAWAMNDYGLVLSAQAEAWPDAALLARMLSPDGLLEDLHASLNIAELARRQFRDIARVAGLLPPSLPGRAIRSLRQLQASSGLLFDVLRRHDPGHMLLAQAEREVLEAQLDVRRLGDTLRRCRDRTLDLRTPRSLTPLAFPLWADAMRGQLSSEDWRTRVQRAAAQLEKRHARRA encoded by the coding sequence ATGCGCGCGAAGACGCCTGCACGCAGCCGCGCCGACGCGCCGCTGTCGGCGTGGTTCGCCGCGCAGGGCTGGCGGCCGGCGGCGTTCCAGCGCGAGGCCTGGCGGCGTTACCTCGCCGGGGAATCCGGCCTGCTGGTCACGCCCACCGGCAGCGGCAAGACGCTGGCCGCGCTCGGCGGGCCGCTGCTCGAAGCGCTGCGCCTCGGCGACACCACCGCACCGAAGCGCGCGCGCCCCGGCGTGCCGGCCACGCCGCGCCTGCGCGTGCTGTGGATCACCCCGCTGCGCGCGCTGGCGGTGGACACGGTGCGCGCCGTGCGCGAACCGATCGCCGCGCTCGGCGTGCCGTGGACGGTGGCCATGCGCACCGGCGACGCCAGCGCGCGCGACAGGCGCCTGGCGCGCCAGGGCCTCGCCGACGTGCTGGTCACCACGCCGGAATCGTTCGCGCTCGCCCTGTCGTATCCCGATGCCGGCGCGCTGCTGGCCGGCGTGCGCGCGGTGGTGGTGGACGAGTGGCACGAACTGCTCGGCAACAAGCGCGGCGTGCTGCTGCAGCTGTGCCTGGCGCGGCTGCGCGCGCTGGCGCCCGCGGCGCGCACCTGGGGGCTGTCGGCCACGCTCGGCAACCTCGACGAAGCGCGCGACGTGCTGCTGCCGCATGCGCCGGGCGCCGCGATCCTGTCCGCGCCCAGGCCGAGGAAGATGACGCTGGAAACCCTGTTGCCGGCCGAGGGCGAGCGCTTCCCCTGGGCCGGCCACCTCGGCCTGTCGCAGCTGCAGCGCGTCGCCGCGGTGCTGCAGCGCGCGCGCAGCAGCCTGCTGTTCACCAACACGCGCTCGCAGGCCGAGCTCTGGCACCGCGCGCTGCAGGCGGTGTGGCTGGACGACCCGGCCACGCTCGCGCTGCACCACGGCTCGCTCGACGCCTCGCTGCGCGCCGCCGCCGAGGCCGGCCTGCGCGACGGCAGCGTGCGCTGCGTGGTGGCTACCTCCAGCCTCGACCTCGGCGTCGACTTCCCGGCCGTGGACCAGGTGCTGCAGGTCGGCAGCCCCAAGGGCATGGCGCGCCTGCTGCAGCGCGGCGGCCGCGCGCGGCACCGGCCGGGCGAGGCCGGGCACGTGGTGTGCGTGCCCACGCATGCGCTGGAGCTCGCCGAATATGCCGCCGCACGCGATGCGCTCGCCGGCGGCCGCATCGAAGCGCGCCCACCGCCACGGCTGTCGCTCGACGTGCTGGCGCAGCACTGCGTCACCCTGGCGCTGGGCGGCGGCTTCGATGCAGACGCGTTGCTGGCGGAAGTGCGTGGCACGCATGCATTCGCCGACCTGCCGGACGTGGCCTGGCAGGCGGTGCTCGATTTCGTCGTGCGCGGCGGCGGTGCGCTCGAGCACTACCCCGACTACCGCCGCGTGCTGCGCGACGCTGACGGCAGCTACCGCGTGCACGACCGCCGCGTCGCGTTCCGCCACCGCCTGTCCATCGGCACCATCACCAGCGATGGCAGCGTGCAGGTGCGCTACATGAAAGGCGGGCACCTGGGCGTGGTGGAAGAGGCGTTCGTGTCGCGCCTGCGGCCGCGCGACCGCTTCCAGTTCGCCGGCCGCACGCTGGAACTGGTGCAGCTGAAGGACATGACCGCCTACGTGCGCCTGGCCACGCGCAACGACGGCATGGTGCCGCGCTGGCAGGGTGGGCGCATGCCGCTGTCCAGCGAACTGGCCGCCGAGGTGGAAGCGACCCTGGCGCAGCCACCGGCGAGTCCGGAGATGCGCGCGTTGTCGCCGCTGCTGGCACTGCAGACACGTCTCTCTGCGCTGCCCACGCCCGACACGCTGCTGGTGGAAGCGGTGAAGACGCGGCAGGGCTGGCACCTGTTCGTGTTTCCGTTCGCCGGCCGCGCGGTGCACGAGGGCCTGGCGCCGCTGCTGGCGCTGCGCTGGTCACGCGAGGCACCCAACACCTTCGCCTGGGCGATGAACGACTACGGCCTGGTGCTGAGCGCGCAGGCCGAAGCCTGGCCGGACGCTGCGCTGCTCGCGCGCATGCTCTCGCCCGATGGCCTGCTCGAGGACCTGCACGCCAGCCTCAACATCGCCGAGCTGGCCCGCCGCCAGTTCCGCGACATCGCCCGCGTCGCCGGCCTGCTGCCGCCGTCACTGCCGGGCCGCGCGATCCGCTCGCTGCGCCAGCTGCAGGCGTCCAGCGGCCTGCTGTTCGACGTGCTGCGCCGCCACGACCCGGGCCACATGCTGCTGGCGCAGGCCGAACGCGAAGTGCTGGAGGCGCAGCTCGACGTGCGCCGCCTCGGCGACACCCTGCGCCGCTGTCGCGACCGCACGCTCGACCTGCGCACCCCGCGCAGCCTGACGCCGCTGGCGTTCCCGCTGTGGGCGGACGCCATGCGCGGCCAGCTCAGCAGCGAGGACTGGCGCACGCGCGTGCAGCGCGCCGCGGCACAGCTCGAGAAGCGCCATGCCCGACGTGCTTGA
- a CDS encoding ligase-associated DNA damage response exonuclease, whose amino-acid sequence MPVGDLVVSTPEGLYCPAGGFHIDPSRPVPRAVITHGHGDHARSGMGTYHVAEQGLPILRWRLGDQDYRVHALGERVRIGNALVSFHPAGHVLGSTQVRIEVDGETWVASGDYKRDQDPTCLPFEVVPCDVFITEATFGLPIYRWTPAADVAADIVAWRDECAANGEAAILYCYALGKAQRVLAELAAHTDRPAFVHGAIDAGVQVYREAGVAMLDTRRVADEARGTAFAGELVLAPPSAAGSPWIRRFKRAQQGFASGWMRIRGNRRRRNYDRGFVVSDHADWPALLRTAHETGARRVIATHGDTDALVRVLNDRGIHTGVFATGYGEDD is encoded by the coding sequence ATGCCGGTCGGCGACCTGGTGGTCTCCACGCCGGAGGGGCTGTACTGCCCCGCCGGCGGGTTCCATATCGATCCGTCGCGCCCGGTGCCGCGCGCGGTGATCACGCATGGCCATGGCGATCATGCGCGCAGCGGCATGGGCACCTACCACGTGGCCGAGCAGGGCCTGCCGATCCTGCGCTGGCGGCTGGGTGACCAGGATTACCGCGTGCACGCACTGGGCGAGCGCGTGCGCATCGGCAACGCGCTGGTGTCGTTCCATCCCGCCGGCCACGTGCTCGGCTCCACCCAGGTGCGCATCGAAGTCGATGGCGAAACCTGGGTCGCTTCGGGCGACTACAAGCGCGACCAGGATCCGACCTGCCTGCCGTTCGAAGTGGTGCCGTGCGATGTGTTCATCACCGAGGCGACGTTCGGGCTGCCGATCTATCGCTGGACGCCGGCCGCCGACGTCGCCGCCGACATCGTCGCCTGGCGCGACGAGTGCGCGGCCAACGGCGAGGCCGCGATCCTGTACTGCTACGCACTCGGCAAGGCGCAGCGCGTGCTGGCCGAACTCGCCGCGCACACCGATCGCCCGGCCTTCGTGCACGGCGCGATCGATGCGGGCGTGCAGGTCTACCGCGAGGCCGGCGTGGCCATGCTCGACACCCGGCGCGTGGCCGACGAGGCGCGCGGCACGGCGTTCGCCGGCGAGCTGGTGCTGGCACCGCCGTCGGCAGCGGGCAGCCCGTGGATCCGACGCTTCAAGCGCGCGCAGCAGGGCTTCGCGTCGGGCTGGATGCGCATCCGCGGCAACCGCCGGCGGCGCAACTACGACCGCGGCTTCGTGGTATCCGACCACGCCGACTGGCCGGCACTGCTGCGCACCGCGCACGAGACCGGCGCGCGCCGGGTGATCGCCACCCACGGCGACACCGACGCGCTGGTGCGCGTGCTCAACGACCGCGGCATCCACACCGGCGTGTTCGCCACGGGCTACGGCGAGGACGACTGA
- a CDS encoding NADPH-dependent FMN reductase, with protein sequence MKTYNVGYLIGSIAKDSINRKFANALFKLAPSQLKFAEISYRDLPIYSYDYDADYPEAGRKFKQAIKSSDAILIVTPEYNRSIPGGLKNAIDWASRPWGTNSFANIPSGVIGTSPGAIGTAVGQQHLRSILGFLNSPQMNSPEAYIQFKDGMINDAGEIADASTAKFLGDYLEEFHQFIARVLTVLPRDA encoded by the coding sequence ATGAAGACCTACAACGTGGGATACCTGATCGGCAGCATCGCCAAGGACTCGATCAACCGTAAGTTCGCCAATGCGCTGTTCAAGCTGGCCCCGTCCCAGCTCAAGTTCGCGGAGATCTCCTACCGGGACCTGCCGATCTACAGCTACGACTATGACGCCGACTATCCTGAAGCCGGCCGCAAGTTCAAGCAGGCGATCAAGAGCTCGGACGCGATCCTGATCGTGACGCCGGAGTACAACCGCTCCATTCCCGGCGGCCTCAAGAACGCCATCGACTGGGCCAGCCGCCCGTGGGGCACCAACTCCTTCGCCAACATTCCGTCAGGCGTGATCGGCACCTCGCCAGGTGCGATCGGCACGGCCGTGGGCCAGCAGCACCTGCGCAGCATCCTCGGCTTTCTCAACTCGCCGCAGATGAACTCGCCGGAGGCCTACATCCAGTTCAAGGACGGGATGATCAACGACGCCGGCGAGATCGCCGATGCATCCACGGCGAAGTTCCTGGGCGACTACCTGGAGGAATTCCACCAGTTCATCGCGCGTGTGTTGACGGTACTGCCGCGCGACGCCTGA
- the pdeM gene encoding ligase-associated DNA damage response endonuclease PdeM: MPDVLELVIAGEPMRLYADRALYWPARSRLLIADLHLGKGDILRAAGIAVPSGGTAHDLARIDALLQRSEARELWILGDFLHGRHQPQVDAAWRALLAAHPGCVAAVVAGNHDRSLLADSVGVVRLPDDVRDGPFRFRHHPLDVPGPAAGHVLCGHVHPVARLPGLPGRHPALALDAHQSVLPAFSAFTGGQRLDDARHWVACAGGVLAVNAP; this comes from the coding sequence ATGCCCGACGTGCTTGAACTCGTCATCGCCGGCGAGCCGATGCGGCTGTACGCGGACCGCGCGCTGTACTGGCCGGCGCGCAGCCGCCTGCTGATCGCCGACCTGCACCTCGGCAAGGGCGACATCCTGCGCGCGGCCGGCATCGCCGTGCCCAGCGGCGGCACCGCGCACGACCTCGCGCGCATCGACGCGCTGCTGCAGCGCTCGGAGGCGCGCGAGCTGTGGATCCTCGGCGATTTCCTGCATGGGCGGCACCAGCCGCAGGTCGACGCCGCCTGGCGCGCGTTGCTTGCCGCGCACCCCGGCTGCGTGGCCGCGGTGGTGGCCGGCAACCACGACCGATCGCTGCTGGCAGATTCCGTGGGCGTGGTGCGCCTGCCCGACGACGTGCGCGATGGCCCGTTCCGGTTCCGCCACCATCCGCTCGACGTCCCCGGGCCCGCGGCCGGACATGTGCTGTGCGGGCACGTGCATCCCGTGGCGCGCCTGCCGGGTCTGCCGGGGCGCCATCCCGCGCTCGCGCTCGACGCGCACCAGTCGGTGCTGCCGGCGTTTTCCGCGTTCACCGGCGGCCAGCGGCTGGACGACGCGCGCCACTGGGTGGCATGCGCCGGTGGCGTGCTTGCCGTGAATGCGCCTTGA
- a CDS encoding ATP-dependent DNA ligase produces MRRFAALYERLDRSTGTGDKRRALADYFRDAPPRDAAWAIWLLAGGKIGGARAKIAATGELRAWIGEESGTPDWLVEDCHHQVGDLAETLALLLDDPPAGAQGGGDIALADWIELRLAPIANDTPEARREVVVDAWRSLCFGERLVFNKLLTGALRVGVSQGLVQQALAEFSGVDIALIAQRMLGRWAPSAAFLEGLLSPDAQPGDAALPYPFFLASPLEAEAGSLGVIDDWLLEWKWDGIRLQLIRRASGVALWSRGEERMDGRFPEIEAAAAALGRDCVIDGELLAWQPGGAEPMPFSALQTRIQRLKPGPKSLAAAPARVLAYDLLELEGEDLRGRPLAERRGLLAGVLADADPARLALSPRVVADDWTHAATLRGEARDRGVEGLMLKRADSPYRHGRKRGDWWKWKIDPLAIDAVLIYAQSGHGRRSTLFTDYTFGLWDGDALVPVAKAYSGLDDAEILRLDRWIRAHTLERFGPVRSVEAMHVFELGFEGVNRSARHKSGIAVRFPRILRWREDKLAREADTLDSLRALAR; encoded by the coding sequence ATGCGCCGCTTCGCCGCGCTCTACGAGCGGCTCGACCGCAGCACCGGCACCGGTGACAAGCGCCGCGCGCTGGCGGACTACTTCCGCGATGCGCCGCCGCGCGATGCCGCATGGGCGATCTGGCTGCTGGCCGGCGGCAAGATCGGCGGCGCGCGCGCGAAGATCGCCGCCACCGGCGAGCTGCGCGCGTGGATCGGCGAGGAGAGCGGAACGCCCGACTGGCTGGTCGAGGACTGCCACCACCAGGTCGGCGACCTGGCGGAAACGCTGGCGCTGCTGCTGGACGATCCGCCGGCGGGCGCGCAGGGCGGCGGCGACATCGCCCTGGCCGACTGGATCGAGCTGCGCCTCGCACCGATCGCCAACGACACACCGGAGGCGCGGCGCGAGGTGGTTGTGGATGCCTGGCGCAGCCTGTGTTTCGGCGAGCGCCTGGTGTTCAACAAGCTGCTCACCGGCGCGCTGCGCGTGGGCGTGTCGCAGGGGCTGGTGCAGCAGGCGCTGGCGGAGTTTTCCGGCGTCGACATCGCGCTCATCGCGCAGCGCATGCTCGGGCGCTGGGCGCCGTCGGCGGCGTTCCTCGAAGGCCTGCTGTCGCCGGACGCGCAGCCCGGTGATGCCGCGCTGCCGTATCCGTTTTTCCTCGCGTCGCCGCTGGAGGCCGAGGCCGGGTCGCTTGGCGTCATCGACGACTGGCTGCTGGAGTGGAAGTGGGACGGCATCCGCCTGCAGCTGATCCGCCGCGCCAGTGGGGTCGCGCTGTGGTCGCGCGGCGAGGAGCGCATGGACGGGCGCTTTCCCGAGATCGAGGCCGCGGCCGCCGCGCTGGGCCGCGACTGCGTGATCGACGGCGAACTGCTCGCCTGGCAGCCCGGCGGTGCCGAGCCGATGCCGTTCAGTGCGCTGCAGACCCGCATCCAGCGGCTCAAGCCGGGGCCGAAGTCGCTGGCCGCCGCGCCCGCGCGGGTGCTGGCGTACGACCTGCTGGAGCTGGAGGGCGAGGACCTGCGCGGGCGGCCGCTGGCGGAGCGTCGCGGGCTGCTCGCCGGGGTGCTGGCCGACGCCGATCCGGCGCGCCTCGCGCTGTCACCGCGCGTCGTGGCTGACGACTGGACGCATGCCGCCACGCTGCGCGGGGAAGCGCGCGACCGCGGCGTCGAAGGCCTGATGCTCAAGCGCGCCGATTCGCCCTACCGCCATGGCCGCAAGCGCGGCGACTGGTGGAAGTGGAAGATCGATCCGCTCGCCATCGACGCGGTGCTGATCTACGCCCAGTCCGGCCACGGCCGGCGCAGCACGCTGTTCACGGACTACACCTTCGGCCTGTGGGACGGCGACGCGCTGGTGCCGGTGGCCAAGGCGTACTCGGGCCTCGACGACGCCGAGATCCTGCGCCTCGACCGCTGGATCCGCGCGCACACGCTGGAGCGCTTCGGGCCGGTGCGCTCGGTGGAGGCGATGCACGTGTTCGAACTCGGCTTCGAGGGGGTGAACCGCTCGGCGCGGCACAAGTCGGGCATCGCGGTGCGCTTCCCGCGCATCCTGCGCTGGCGCGAGGACAAGCTGGCGCGCGAGGCCGACACCCTGGACAGCCTGCGGGCGCTGGCGCGATGA